One genomic region from Spirosoma sp. KCTC 42546 encodes:
- a CDS encoding DUF6510 family protein, with translation MNTDTDTINEAFRLDGNAVAGELQMLLGFDVTVLQTTCSHCQKEGQFATLLAYVRGPGIVLRCSTCNGMVLQVVKTPQTIMITVEGIVAGLTSTIIQRQR, from the coding sequence ATGAATACAGACACCGATACGATTAATGAAGCCTTTCGATTGGATGGCAATGCCGTAGCTGGTGAATTGCAAATGCTGCTCGGCTTTGACGTTACCGTGCTCCAGACAACGTGCAGCCATTGCCAAAAGGAAGGCCAATTTGCAACTCTGCTGGCTTATGTCCGGGGGCCGGGCATAGTACTTCGCTGCTCCACCTGCAATGGCATGGTACTACAGGTTGTAAAAACGCCCCAAACGATCATGATCACAGTCGAAGGAATAGTAGCCGGATTAACCAGTACAATCATTCAACGTCAACGATAA
- a CDS encoding OPT family oligopeptide transporter: MSQPPITHKPFVPATESPAEFTLKAIITGAVFGVLFGAATVYLSLKAGLSVSASIPIAVLAISLGRRFLNTTILENNIIQTTGSAGESIASGVVFTMPGFLFLTNGSGADFFNYWTILTLAILGGLIGTLMMIPLRRSLIVQEHGTLPYPEGTACASVLIAGEKGGDFAKTAYQGLGAALLYALLQKVLHVIAEVPVWATKQANRYFPSAQVAGEITPEYLGVGYIIGFRISAVLVGGGILAWLGLIPLLASLVPGDTIALQLQKLGYLTNLQTAGGPGGWNPTTHTFTDTAAAVYRAYIRQIGAGAVTAGGFMTLIKTIPTIVSSFKQSFSRSSLSAIETEDELSFGSRTPRTEQDLSVRIVIIGSILLTALMVVLPQIPGDSIITKLLIAILVIVFGFFFVTVASRIVGLIGSSSSPVSGMTIATIMGTSLVFIGFGLTGKVYEPAVLVVGSMICVAAANAGGTSQDLKTGYLVGATPKYQQMALFIGVIVSSLVVGATVKILDTPTPDLLAQGITHAIGSDKFPAPQGTLMATLIKGLLSFNLDWQFVLVGAFIAFVFELVGVSALAFAVGLYLPLSTTLPIFAGGLVKSIVDWNAKRKGTVEEDADLGKGNLFATGLVAGGALAGVVVALLSVNESIYNGLASLTLEPALASALGEGGYELLGALAFVGLAIVLWRVAESRR; this comes from the coding sequence ATGTCTCAGCCCCCAATTACTCACAAACCGTTTGTACCCGCCACCGAATCACCCGCTGAGTTTACCCTAAAAGCGATCATTACCGGAGCGGTGTTTGGTGTATTGTTTGGAGCCGCTACGGTCTATTTATCCCTCAAGGCCGGGTTGTCGGTATCGGCATCCATCCCTATTGCGGTATTGGCCATTTCCCTCGGTCGTCGGTTTCTGAACACGACCATTCTCGAAAACAACATTATTCAAACGACGGGCTCTGCGGGTGAGAGTATTGCCTCTGGGGTGGTATTCACTATGCCGGGCTTTCTTTTCCTGACTAATGGGAGTGGGGCTGATTTCTTCAATTACTGGACAATCCTGACGCTGGCCATTCTGGGCGGCCTGATTGGTACACTGATGATGATTCCCTTGCGCCGATCGTTGATTGTGCAGGAACATGGTACATTGCCCTATCCCGAAGGTACAGCCTGCGCATCCGTACTGATTGCGGGAGAAAAAGGGGGCGATTTTGCTAAAACAGCCTATCAGGGGTTAGGTGCCGCTTTGCTCTATGCACTTCTGCAAAAAGTACTGCACGTAATTGCCGAGGTGCCCGTTTGGGCCACAAAACAGGCTAATCGGTATTTCCCGTCGGCGCAGGTAGCAGGCGAAATAACACCGGAATATCTGGGCGTTGGCTATATCATTGGATTCCGGATCTCAGCAGTTTTAGTGGGTGGGGGAATTCTGGCGTGGTTGGGGTTAATTCCTCTGTTGGCTTCTCTGGTGCCGGGCGATACGATTGCGCTACAACTTCAAAAGCTTGGCTATTTAACGAATCTGCAAACGGCGGGTGGACCTGGTGGCTGGAATCCAACGACACATACGTTTACTGATACGGCTGCGGCTGTATATCGAGCGTATATTCGACAAATTGGTGCAGGAGCTGTTACGGCGGGCGGTTTTATGACCTTAATCAAAACGATTCCAACGATTGTCTCATCTTTTAAACAAAGTTTCAGCCGCTCGTCGTTGAGTGCTATTGAAACAGAAGACGAATTAAGCTTTGGTAGCCGGACACCGCGTACCGAACAGGATTTAAGTGTTCGAATTGTAATTATCGGCAGTATTTTGCTTACTGCTTTAATGGTTGTGTTGCCTCAAATTCCTGGCGATTCCATTATCACCAAATTATTGATTGCCATACTGGTTATTGTATTTGGGTTCTTCTTTGTGACCGTTGCCAGCCGGATTGTGGGACTGATCGGCTCCAGCTCCTCTCCTGTTTCCGGGATGACCATTGCTACCATTATGGGGACGTCGCTGGTTTTCATTGGCTTTGGGTTAACCGGAAAGGTATATGAACCTGCCGTATTGGTGGTTGGCAGTATGATCTGCGTAGCGGCTGCCAATGCGGGTGGTACGTCGCAGGATCTTAAAACGGGTTATCTGGTTGGTGCTACACCAAAATACCAGCAAATGGCCTTGTTTATTGGCGTCATTGTGTCATCGCTGGTTGTGGGGGCAACGGTAAAGATTCTCGACACGCCCACCCCCGATTTGCTGGCCCAGGGAATTACACACGCTATTGGCTCCGACAAATTTCCGGCCCCCCAGGGAACGCTGATGGCCACGCTTATCAAAGGCCTGCTCTCGTTTAACCTCGACTGGCAGTTTGTGCTGGTTGGCGCGTTTATCGCCTTTGTATTCGAGTTAGTAGGTGTTAGTGCCTTAGCTTTCGCTGTAGGACTTTATCTGCCTCTTTCTACAACGCTTCCTATTTTTGCGGGCGGCCTGGTTAAGTCGATTGTTGACTGGAACGCCAAACGCAAGGGTACTGTAGAAGAAGATGCAGATCTGGGCAAAGGGAATCTCTTCGCAACAGGTCTGGTAGCTGGTGGCGCGTTGGCGGGCGTTGTTGTGGCGTTGCTATCTGTCAACGAGTCGATTTATAATGGATTGGCATCGCTTACGCTGGAACCCGCGTTGGCAAGTGCACTAGGTGAAGGCGGCTATGAATTGCTGGGTGCACTCGCTTTTGTCGGATTGGCAATTGTATTATGGCGGGTGGCGGAGAGCAGACGTTGA
- a CDS encoding ferredoxin reductase, producing the protein MEKFQWQIAQVKAITQETPRVKTFTLQLPQWIAHIAGQHYDLRLTAEDGYQAERSYSIASPPEQTGEIDLTVELIDDGEVSSYLHEGISIGDPLEVRGPIGGYFVWKDNLATTPLLLIAGGSGIVPLMAMLRHRARIGATNPTILLFSVRTAEETIYGQELRQLAEEDAHFTLLLTYTRQAPPNWTGYQRRVDRTMLTEVLNQFASQPICFVCGPTLLVEQVANTLVDVGLPTDTIRTERFGPTGA; encoded by the coding sequence ATGGAAAAATTTCAGTGGCAGATTGCCCAGGTAAAAGCCATTACGCAGGAAACACCTCGTGTAAAAACCTTTACCCTACAACTACCGCAGTGGATTGCTCATATAGCTGGTCAGCACTATGATCTTCGGCTAACGGCAGAAGACGGCTACCAGGCCGAACGTAGTTATTCAATTGCATCGCCCCCTGAGCAAACGGGTGAAATTGACCTCACAGTTGAATTAATTGACGACGGTGAAGTATCTTCCTATTTGCATGAAGGCATTTCGATAGGTGATCCGCTGGAAGTACGGGGGCCCATTGGCGGCTATTTTGTCTGGAAAGATAACCTGGCCACTACGCCCCTATTGCTGATTGCAGGGGGGTCTGGCATTGTACCGCTCATGGCTATGCTTCGCCACCGGGCTCGGATTGGTGCCACAAACCCGACGATTCTACTCTTTAGTGTCCGCACAGCCGAGGAAACCATTTATGGGCAGGAGCTGAGACAGTTAGCCGAGGAGGATGCTCATTTTACATTACTGCTCACCTATACACGTCAGGCCCCACCAAATTGGACCGGCTACCAACGTCGGGTAGATCGTACAATGTTAACTGAAGTGCTGAACCAGTTTGCCAGTCAGCCAATCTGTTTTGTCTGCGGCCCTACCCTCCTTGTAGAGCAGGTAGCGAATACACTGGTTGATGTAGGCTTACCAACTGATACGATTCGTACGGAACGATTTGGCCCAACCGGTGCCTGA
- a CDS encoding P1 family peptidase, protein MAQTPKRPREYGIRFGIMPTGTLNAITDVPGVRVGQVTLKQGQTIHTGVTAILPHTGNQFQQKSPAAIYIGNGFGKLMGYSQIEELGTLETPIVLTNTLSVPTAADALIDYTLTQAGNEQVRSVNSVVGETNDGFLNDIRGRHVTKQHVLDAIKQAKTGPVDEGNVGAGTGTVCFGFKGGIGTSSRKLPVSLGNYTVGVLVQTNFGGALQLAGVPIGAALGKYSFKENLDGSCMMVVLTDAPLDARNLKRLAKRAFMGLARTGGIASNGSGDYVIAVSTAYQILHDTQSSFDEVNVLRNDNVSPLFMAAIEATEEAIINSLFAAQTVIGDQGHQVDQLPINKVVDLLKKAGQAR, encoded by the coding sequence ATGGCCCAAACACCTAAACGTCCGCGCGAATACGGCATCCGATTTGGCATAATGCCAACGGGTACGCTCAACGCCATTACCGATGTACCAGGCGTTCGGGTAGGTCAGGTTACCCTCAAGCAGGGGCAGACTATTCATACGGGTGTTACGGCAATCCTCCCCCATACGGGCAACCAGTTTCAGCAAAAAAGCCCGGCTGCTATTTACATTGGCAACGGTTTCGGTAAACTGATGGGCTATAGCCAGATCGAAGAACTCGGTACGCTGGAAACGCCCATCGTTTTAACCAATACCTTAAGTGTCCCCACGGCTGCCGATGCACTGATTGATTATACGCTAACCCAGGCAGGCAACGAACAGGTACGATCCGTGAACTCGGTTGTGGGCGAAACCAATGATGGCTTCCTAAACGACATTCGTGGCCGACACGTAACAAAGCAGCACGTACTGGATGCAATTAAACAGGCTAAAACCGGCCCCGTAGACGAAGGCAATGTTGGCGCTGGTACAGGAACCGTTTGCTTTGGGTTTAAGGGTGGCATTGGTACGTCGTCCCGTAAATTACCTGTCTCTTTGGGAAATTATACAGTCGGCGTTTTAGTACAGACAAACTTCGGCGGTGCCTTGCAACTAGCTGGCGTCCCTATTGGCGCGGCTTTGGGCAAGTATTCCTTCAAAGAAAATCTGGATGGTTCCTGTATGATGGTTGTCTTAACCGACGCACCGTTGGATGCCCGCAATCTCAAACGTCTGGCCAAACGCGCCTTTATGGGACTAGCCAGAACGGGGGGCATTGCCTCTAACGGTAGTGGTGATTACGTGATTGCGGTATCGACTGCCTATCAAATTCTGCACGACACCCAAAGCTCGTTCGATGAAGTGAACGTACTCCGTAACGACAATGTATCGCCACTTTTCATGGCCGCTATCGAAGCCACAGAAGAAGCGATTATCAATTCACTCTTTGCTGCCCAAACCGTTATAGGAGATCAGGGACATCAGGTAGACCAATTACCGATCAATAAAGTGGTTGACTTATTAAAAAAGGCAGGCCAGGCTCGCTAA